From a single Leishmania donovani BPK282A1 complete genome, chromosome 17 genomic region:
- a CDS encoding ubiquitin hydrolase, putative codes for MTTLVNMPRMQAAERQRLLETKIYHDNDRDFDGQVYTHGIRLNAVANLFDGEFFLGDQEDAHELFVSVMAKLETEAVKFQHHCDEVLERRSSVTPTERSSAEDEVDEEAEREEGRPNNEGGASFAEKRLLRGAHAPSAFSMRPSDVPAAASPSKPHRLSVSTTAGEVWINTLVQTRLLNIIRCRTAECHHEIVTDEVCVNLSVHIPEEPLTSPPPALPLPPQSCFPAQPPPLSPTPIFPSSSIAAAVAAPLPAMDGGGGRCRSLANLLHESMAYEALNEYRCDCCGSRTSQFQGGCFYTRPPPLLVLQLKRFATQFVNGTIIIQKNGRRVAVEDKLVIHALPSAGEWHAGQRRRGRQHRRSPDPVEPVEVTEAVEDAREGAECCPYYDPDKKCFSAALQEICDVSGGGGLAGRDGLKDEKHDSTGDGLLTTLAAAAPPSSLVRAIRCLYRLRSCVLHLGQSLHYGHYVSDFAVDGEEDDEEDGEDGETARARRTAEQEAGVRSTSQATLNSCSAVRRRWRRVNDERVEVLSDEVVQARRAGCSDTYLLLYEKVAEERVWCPAEAVLPTPVYRSSEGGKT; via the coding sequence ATGACGACGCTCGTGAACATGCCGCGGAtgcaggcggcggagcggcagcgccttctgGAGACGAAGATCTACCACGATAACGATCGAGACTTTGACGGGCAGGTTTACACGCACGGTATTCGACTCAACGCCGTGGCCAACTTGTTTGATGGTGAGTTCTTTCTCGGTGATCAGGAGGATGCGCACGAGCTGTTCGTGTCGGTCATGGCGAAGCTGGAGACCGAGGCGGTGAAGTTTCAGCATCACTGCGATGAAGTACTCGAGCGCCGCTCCTCTGTCACCCCAacggagagaagcagcgcggaGGACGAAGTGGACGAGGAAgcggagcgggaggaggggaggccCAACAACGAAGGGGGGGCGAGCTTCGCGGAGAAGCGTCTGCTGCGCGGGGCTCACGCaccctccgccttctccatgAGGCCATCGGACGTTCCGGCTGCTGCCAGCCCCAGTAAACCACACCGCCTGTCTGTCTCCACAACCGCGGGGGAGGTGTGGATCAACACGCTTGTGCAGACGCGACTCCTCAACATCATTCGATGCCGCACCGCCGAGTGCCACCACGAGATCGTCACAGACGAGGTCTGCGTGAACCTCTCCGTGCACATTCCAGAGGAGCCCCTGACAtctccgccaccagcgctgcctctgccgccacagTCGTGCTTccccgcgcagccgcctccgctttcGCCCACGCCCATCTTTCCCTCATCTTCGAttgcggcggctgtggcagcCCCGCTGCCAGCTAtggatggaggaggtggccgGTGCCGCTCCCTCGCGAACCTCTTGCACGAGTCCATGGCTTACGAAGCGCTGAACGAGTACCGGTGCGACTGTTGCGGCTCACGGACTTCTCAGTTTCAAGGCGGGTGCTTCTACAcacgtccgccgccgctgctggtgctacAGCTGAAGCGGTTCGCGACCCAGTTTGTGAACGGCACCATCATCATCCAGAAGAATGGCCGCCGTGTCGCGGTGGAGGACAAGCTGGTAATTCACGCGCTGCCCAGTGCAGGGGAGTGGCATgcggggcagcggcgacgggggCGGCAACACCGGCGCAGTCCGGACCCCGTGGAGCCCGTAGAGGTGACCGAGGCAGTGGAGGACGCGCGTGAGGGTGCGGAGTGCTGCCCCTACTACGACCCCGACAAGAAATGCTTCTCTGCCGCTCTGCAGGAGATCTGCGACGTGAGCGGGGGCGGTGGACTGGCAGGGCGGGATGGTTTGAAGGATGAAAAGCACGATAGCACGGGCGACGGCCTCCTCACGaccctcgctgctgcagctcctccctcttctcttgtgCGGGCCATTCGGTGCCTTTACCGTCTGCGGAGCTGCGTCCTGCACCTCGGCCAAAGCCTCCACTACGGCCATTACGTGTCGGACTttgccgtcgacggcgaggaggatgacgaggaggatggcGAGGACGGGGAGACTGCCAGAGCGCGCCGCACGGCAGAGCAAGAGGCAGGTGTAAGGTCCACCTCTCAGGCGACACTGAATTCGTGCAGTGCTGtacgacggcgctggcgccgcgtgAACGACGAGCGGGTCGAGGTGCTCAGCGACGAAGTGGTGCAGGCCCGCCGTGCCGGCTGCTCCGACACGTACCTTCTTCTGTACGAAAAGGTCGCGGAGGAACGGGTGTGGTGCCCTGCCGAGGCAGTGCTGCCGACGCCTGTCTACCGCAGCTCCGAAGGGGGCAAGACGTGA
- a CDS encoding 3-oxo-5-alpha-steroid 4-dehydrogenase-like protein, whose amino-acid sequence MSADARIAIIAVVHLALTWVLLRYIADSAMPFYVHREGSSPAGAANGASVRRAVAHEWDQWSPFLVPSQEAYAAQLGRQQRATSAADAVALNSRVVWRSSAFHLTLAIFTYALLRFGVTAPYGRHSWALGFQLTLPSRVSWMLQESPTIFQVIYHVFLEYPRLMGHSPSWPSLWPSSSSASGPTAAGMPSSHSSADTCHSYWGCVRAACTQQHLGLLLFVIHYVHRSWLYPLSIPATAHDVPLVVTWMATMYCLFNGRLQVLASAGAAATACATDTAAPSLACTPAYTASMGFVRCWRERHELQSLHSSSASVGAVAVRVGWRLLLGLYAIGVLGGSALFFLGQRINMQADYYLVRLRRGDKGSISHGGSKPVGRRAANLHGDALATSSSLEASRDAQHRSSIDGYRIPVGGWFDSVSCANFFGELVEWTGYVIVVAATSATSNGNCLSVTTALEEELLQPLSSSSWWSLMNPIMWLRLVARVFFGGSESRPAALAAFSFLVYVFSNLAPRAVAHHAWYAKTFGDPYTRLGRQALIPGVY is encoded by the coding sequence ATGTCCGCTGATGCGCGTATTGCTatcatcgccgtcgtgcacCTTGCGCTGACGTGGGTACTGCTGCGCTACATCGCCGATTCGGCCATGCCCTTCTACGTGCACCGCGAAGGCAGCAGccctgccggtgccgccaaCGGTGCCTCTGTTCGCAGGGCGGTAGCGCACGAATGGGACCAGTGGTCGCCCTTCCTCGTGCCGAGCCAGGAGGCGTACGCTGCACAGCTCggccgacagcagcgcgcgaCATCGGCTGCCGATGCTGTCGCCCTCAACAGTCGTGtggtgtggcgcagcagcgcgttcCACCTCACGCTCGCCATCTTCACATACGCGTTGCTGAGGTTTGGCGTTACGGCCCCGTACGGCCGTCACTCCTGGGCCCTCGGCTTCCAGCTTACCCTCCCCTCGCGCGTCAGCTGGATGTTGCAGGAGAGTCCGACCATCTTCCAGGTGATCTACCACGTTTTTCTGGAGTATCCGCGCCTCATGGGGCACAGCCCTTCATGGCCATCGCTGTGGCCAtcgtcctcctctgcctccggCCCGACTGCTGCTGGGATGCCCAGCAGCCATTCTTCGGCGGACACATGCCATTCCTACTGGGGCTGTGTGCGGGCCGCctgcacgcagcagcaccttggACTCCTGCTCTTTGTTATCCACTACGTCCACCGCAGCTGGCTCTATCCGCTGTCGATCCCCGCCACCGCACATGATGTGCCGCTCGTCGTTACGTGGATGGCGACCATGTACTGTCTCTTCAATGGCCGCCTACAGGTGCTGGCGAgcgcaggtgcggctgccacggCCTGTGCAACcgacacagcagcgccgtctttgGCATGCACTCCCGCGTACACGGCGTCGATGGGCTTTGTGCGGTGTTGGCGCGAGCGCCACGAGCTGCAGTCcctccactcctcctccgcctccgtcggAGCTGTCGCGGTTCGCGTTGGCTGGCGGCTTCTTTTGGGCCTCTACGCTATTGGCGTCTTGGGCGGCTCAGCGCTGTTCTTCCTCGGACAAAGGATTAACATGCAGGCGGACTACTACCTggtgcgtctgcgccgcggtGACAAGGGCAGCATCAGCCACGGTGGCAGCAAGCCGGTCGGACGGAGGGCGGCGAATCTGCACGGGGATGCGCtggcgacgtcgtcgtcgcttgAGGCGTCTCGTGATGctcagcaccgcagcagcattGACGGCTATCGCATCCCCGTCGGCGGCTGGTTTGACTCCGTCAGCTGCGCGAACTTCTTCGGCGAGCTTGTCGAGTGGACGGGCtacgtcatcgtcgtcgcggcgacTTCTGCTACTAGCAACGGCAACTGCCTCTCCGTGACGACTGCCCTCGAGGAGGAACTACTTCAACCgctctcgtcgtcgtcttggTGGTCACTGATGAACCCGATCATGTGGCTGCGCCTCGTTGCGCGCGTGTTCTTCGGCGGGTCGGAGTCACGcccggcagcgctggcggcgttTAGCTTCCTGGTGTACGTCTTCAGCAACTTGGCCCCGCGTGCGGTGGCGCATCATGCGTGGTACGCCAAGACGTTCGGTGATCCCTACACGAGGCTCGGCCGCCAGGCGCTCATACCCGGTGTGTACTAG